In the Octopus bimaculoides isolate UCB-OBI-ISO-001 chromosome 18, ASM119413v2, whole genome shotgun sequence genome, one interval contains:
- the LOC106877831 gene encoding uncharacterized protein LOC106877831 isoform X1 produces MFSLERTHYYSSHIFLFYLLLLVTAQQYSLRLDEHNSPPDVIPTSPYNLKYSVPLNELTSYPIFAYFYRLDGSEVKDGSLNDQEVTVTSRSTTNVDSWRMSGGKLCQNTNPDVFLPMRYNRHTYVKKCGSTIGPTTLKVKVFNGTIIIDWLMHSHERYLVPDIDRIYRIDVPGLSIRIDTYPFRITTPAAKLVITKHPPSNIQANTGFNVTAEIHDNVGKVITSGLDSIAFVELTVPYRYKEFYYRRNLDMMLKHTDIRLAGSSTMIHQSTNDIIIRKQAVAGKVIFEDIRILDVVVGFRLNLTMYMARDPWIRIPNCKTCYDDLSRKNIYESENYVKFFDLSDSILAGIPAMAFTKPINVEAQRLASLQIIHNLKSTSSSIKITRNFPIPGEMKIMIIDVNGNRIYSGPDSKINIDVKTTPPNICLSTDMTKTIIDGLVELRGSICSISSSVRLIISSTSHAGVSVQTPIFTVIGLVHIGHIGDFNTAGTIKSPYPHIDTFVKFAAADISWGGIPGIFEQYGMSIAVESINTNDEIEFTVQQYQMYKETHQNSESELRGILLSASSLVTKAVARNSMIDNIPVIALTEKDNSFLRYNLFNKICWGWPEIYSFFLKACKDRRWLQMSSISSSEKSVDIEFFNSAQIFDVKITMPVIVPEFDSYSDSPWQPEFYGEAMRFLKDAGTKIIICFATRSLPYILRSGIRFGISALDGYQWLFISENARSFPLMNEAVCQWEPKCTHAYRGSLLFIETYDFGNFQTERWLHTLERFYSIDRTEYLGSKAIYPNEELASYLALGYDAMWLLAQAISNIVSRQKTAFGDEISNELKKINLNGLSGKVRLDESGKRSDFMGSIILINPIGNVSESHPNLVALPIRLILWKDSGEIELNYQAKYPLNKPPYNYVLPPMSLPVADTYNIRTYHSVSGMISEHENKLIEAPNEPWPSISFERTEKLVTPFRCKQNCGDLISEDDVTVFNNGVCIAENVCVCNKGYLGDGCINVSCSCVHGGCSSPDICTCKSGWKGSRCDQPVCNTPCKHGKCVKPDKCQCESSMWLGKYCSIHLAAILVPVICSLVLLICFIYLLIRYLIKRIQLRTALANLEWLVIWDEAVKIDSQEKDTKNVSTATHVSRMFNDLYTWKREKWFVKRFNCRTIDLDDEAVRLEMVELTTLNHKNLIIYGGACLTYPNVSFFLEPANKGSLEDILINDAIQLGWDFRFSFLKDICCGMDFIHSKTNIGSHGRLKSSNCLLDNRWCIRLSGFGCPSIRYGQYLMAGEEKDWQTELLKMNELFWTAPELLITVECLNDVQMGTKEGDIYSFGIIASEIATRDIPFAYERMFLSVSAILDLIVEKDSPLLEEERKVWQSIGGDIFVIRPQLKSEHLPEGKTTQRKFLKMLEDVWNDEPLLRPPFSKLLAVLDNIHPTKGELMDNLIRLLESYSNNLEQVVIERTHDLEVEKAKIDHIISQMLPKKVVEELKHGNKVEPEDFSCVTVFYSDIVGFTTIAKNSQPMQVVDLLNNLYSTFDSILHKYDVYKVETIGDAYVVASGVPERNGNAHAGEITTAAMDLVITMLAMKVPHLPDCKLLLRIGAHSGPVVAGVVGLKMPRYTLFGDTMLIAATMESTSEPLRIQLSEHTVKILDQLGGYETELRGEMTVAGRALTTFWLISKDGYEGTLPQVVCQ; encoded by the coding sequence ATGTTCTCCTTGGAGCGTACTCATTATTATAGCAGTCACATCTTCCTGTTTTATCTACTGCTGTTGGTTACCGCACAACAGTATAGTCTTCGATTGGACGAACACAACTCGCCTCCTGACGTTATACCTACTAGTCCATACAACTTGAAGTACTCAGTACCATTAAATGAACTGACTAGTTATCCAATTTTTGCCTATTTTTATAGGTTGGATGGAAGTGAAGTTAAGGATGGTTCTCTAAACGATCAAGAAGTAACAGTGACCAGTAGGAGTACTACGAACGTTGACAGCTGGAGAATGTCCGGTGGTAAGCTATGTCAAAATACTAATCCTGATGTATTTCTACCCATGAGATATAATCGCCACACATATGTCAAGAAATGTGGCTCGACAATCGGACCGACCACATTAAAAGTGAAAGTATTCAATGGAACCATTATAATCGATTGGCTTATGCATTCTCACGAAAGGTATTTAGTGCCAGACATCGACCGAATATATAGAATCGATGTCCCTGGTCTATCTATTCGGATAGACACGTATCCTTTCCGTATAACCACTCCTGCTGCTAAACTCGTCATCACCAAACACCCACCGTCAAACATCCAAGCCAACACAGGTTTTAATGTTACGGCCGAGATACATGATAATGTAGGTAAAGTTATTACGTCGGGTCTAGACTCCATCGCTTTTGTAGAGTTGACTGTACCATATCGCTATAAAGAATTTTATTATCGAAGGAATTTAGACATGATGTTGAAACACACTGACATCCGATTGGCAGGCAGTTCGACCATGATACACCAAAGTACCAATGATATAATTATACGAAAACAAGCCGTAGCAGGTAAAGTTATATTCGAAGACATTCGGATTTTAGATGTTGTAGTCGGCTTTCGCTTGAATTTAACTATGTATATGGCGAGAGATCCATGGATCAGAATACCGAACTGTAAAACTTGCTATGATGATTTAAGTCGTAAAAACATTTATGAATCCGAAAACTATGTTAAATTTTTTGATTTATCCGACAGCATTCTTGCAGGAATTCCAGCTATGGCTTTTACGAAACCTATTAATGTTGAAGCCCAGAGACTTGCAAGTTTACAAATTATTCACAATTTAAAATCAACCAGTTCATCTATCAAAATTACTCGAAATTTTCCTATTCcaggagaaatgaaaataatgattatagATGTTAATGGGAATAGAATTTACTCTGGTCCAGATTCCAAGATAAACATCGATGTTAAAACGACCCCCCCGAATATATGCCTTTCAACGGACATGACAAAAACGATAATAGATGGCTTGGTGGAACTAAGAGGTTCAATATGTTCAATTTCTAGTTCGGTGAGGTTGATAATTTCCTCAACTTCACATGCAGGTGTAAGCGTTCAAACTCCAATTTTTACTGTGATTGGTCTAGTTCATATAGGGCACATTGGGGATTTCAATACAGCTGGAACGATTAAAAGTCCTTATCCACATATAGATACTTTTGTAAAATTCGCTGCTGCTGACATAAGCTGGGGCGGGATTCCTGGAATTTTTGAACAGTATGGTATGTCAATTGCAGTTGAATCAATCAACACTAATGATGAAATAGAATTTACTGTTCAGCAGTACCAAATGTATAAAGAAACACATCAAAATAGCGAATCGGAATTGAGAGGTATCCTTCTGTCAGCAAGTTCATTGGTTACAAAAGCCGTAGCCAGAAACTCAATGATAGACAACATTCCGGTCATTGCATTGACTGAGAAAGATAATTCTTTTCTGCGAtacaatttattcaataaaatttgcTGGGGATGGCCAGAAATTTACAGTTTTTTTCTGAAAGCTTGTAAAGATAGAAGATGGCTCCAGATGTCATCTATCAGCTCCAGCGAAAAGTCTGTTGATATTGAATTCTTCAACAGTGCACAAATATTCGACGTTAAGATCACAATGCCAGTGATCGTCCCAGAATTCGACTCTTACAGCGATTCCCCTTGGCAACCAGAATTTTATGGTGAAGCAATGAGATTTCTAAAGGATGCCgggacaaaaataattatttgttttgcCACTCGCTCTTTACCATACATTTTGCGTTCTGGAATCCGATTTGGTATTTCTGCACTTGATGGTTATCAGTGGCTTTTTATAAGTGAAAATGCTCGATCCTTTCCTTTAATGAACGAAGCCGTCTGTCAATGGGAACCGAAATGTACCCATGCTTATCGTGGGTCACTACTATTCATAGAAACTTACGATTTTGGAAACTTCCAGACAGAAAGATGGCTACATACACTCGAAAGATTTTATAGTATTGACAGAACAGAGTATTTAGGAAGTAAAGCAATATATCCAAATGAAGAACTAGCATCTTATTTGGCACTGGGTTATGATGCCATGTGGTTGTTGGCTCAAGCAATCAGCAACATAGTTTCCAGACAAAAGACCGCTTTTGGAGATGAAATTTCAAacgaactgaaaaaaattaatttgaatggACTGTCAGGAAAGGTGCGTCTCGATGAGAGCGGTAAAAGATCTGACTTTATGGGAAGTATCATTTTGATTAATCCCATCGGCAATGTTTCTGAATCCCACCCTAATTTAGTAGCCCTCCCGATAAGACTTATACTATGGAAAGATTCTGGTGAAATAGAGTTGAATTACCAAGCTAAATACCCATTGAATAAGCCTCCATATAATTATGTACTACCACCAATGTCGCTTCCCGTGGCTGATACGTACAATATTAGAACATATCATTCAGTTTCAGGAATGATTAGCGagcatgaaaataaattaattgaagCTCCAAACGAACCATGGCCATCTATAAGCTTTGAACGGACGGAGAAGTTAGTAACACCTTTTAGGTGTAAACAAAACTGTGGTGATCTTATATCGGAAGACGATGTTACAGTCTTCAATAATGGTGTCTGCATTGcggagaacgtgtgtgtgtgtaacaaaggaTATTTAGGAGATGGATGTATTAATGTTTCATGCAGTTGCGTTCATGGCGGATGTAGCTCGCCAGACATATGTACCTGTAAATCGGGCTGGAAAGGGTCGCGCTGTGACCAACCGGTATGTAACActccttgcaagcatggaaaatgcgTGAAGCCCGATAAATGCCAGTGTGAATCATCAATGTGGCTCGGTAAATATTGCTCAATACACCTTGCAGCCATTCTCGTTCCAGTTATTTGTTCTCTGGTGTTgctcatatgttttatatatctattgataAGGTATTTAATCAAACGCATCCAACTCAGAACTGCACTGGCAAATCTCGAGTGGCTCGTTATCTGGGACGAAGCTGTTAAAATCGATTCTCAAGAAAAAGATACGAAGAACGTTTCAACTGCGACCCATGTTAGTCGAATGTTTAATGACTTGTACACGTGGAAGCGTGAGAAATGGTTTGTGAAACGCTTCAACTGTAGAACCATTGACCTTGATGATGAAGCGGTCCGACTAGAAATGGTTGAACTGACGACTTTGAATCACAAAAATTTAATCATTTACGGTGGAGCCTGTCTCACATATCCAAACGTGTCTTTTTTTCTTGAGCCAGCGAATAAGGGCAGTCTTGAAGATATTCTTATCAATGATGCTATACAACTTGGTTGGGATTTCCgattttcttttctaaaagacatctGCTGTGGAATGGATTTCATTCACAGTAAAACTAATATTGGCTCTCATGGACGTCTCAAATCATCGAATTGTTTACTTGATAACCGCTGGTGCATTCGTTTGTCCGGTTTTGGCTGTCCATCAATTCGCTATGGACAGTACCTTATGGCTGGAGAAGAGAAAGATTGGCAGACTGAATTATTAAAGATGAACGAACTTTTTTGGACGGCTCCTGAACTACTAATAACTGTTGAGTGTCTAAATGATGTTCAGATGGGTACTAAAGAAGGggatatttattcatttggaataATTGCTTCTGAAATTGCCACCCGAGACATACCGTTCGCTTATGAACGGATGTTCCTATCTGTAAGCGCTATTTTGGATCTCATAGTGGAGAAAGACAGTCCTCTTctagaagaggagagaaaagtaTGGCAGTCAATTGGAGGCGATATATTTGTTATTCGGCCACAACTTAAAAGCGAGCATTTGCCTGAAGGGAAAACAACTCAGAGAAAATTTCTCAAAATGCTTGAAGACGTATGGAACGATGAACCTCTGCTCAGACCTCCATTTTCAAAGCTTCTTGCAGTGTTAGATAATATTCATCCGACAAAGGGAGAACTAATGGACAACTTAATTCGACTATTGGAATCTTATTCCAATAATCTTGAACAAGTGGTGATTGAGCGCACCCACGACCTCGAAGTAGAAAAGGCAAAAATTGATCATATTATAAGTCAAATGTTGCCCAAGAAAGTGGTAGAGGAATTAAAACACGGAAATAAAGTGGAACCAGAAGACTTCAGCTGTGTCACTGTATTCTATAGTGATATAGTCGGATTTACAACGATCGCGAAAAACAGCCAGCCTATGCAAGTGGTTGATCTGTTGAACAACCTCTACAGTACATTCGATTCTATACTGCACAAATATGACGTCTACAAAGTGGAAACTATCGGAGATGCCTATGTTGTTGCAAGTGGCGTCCCCGAACGAAATGGAAATGCTCATGCAGGTGAAATTACGACAGCAGCGATGGACTTAGTCATAACCATGTTGGCAATGAAAGTACCGCATTTACCCGACTGTAAACTTCTGTTGCGTATCGGCGCTCACTCTGGACCAGTTGTTGCCGGAGTTGTTGGTTTAAAGATGCCTCGCTACACCCTTTTTGGCGACACAATGTTAATTGCAGCCACGATGGAATCGACTTCAGAACCTTTGCGTATTCAGCTTAGTGAACACACAGTAAAAATTCTTGATCAACTCGGAGGATATGAAACTGAGCTACGCGGAGAAATGACTGTTGCTGGACGTGCTCTAACAACATTCTGGCTGATAAGTAAAGACGGATACGAAGGAACTCTTCCTCAGGTTGTGTGTCAATAA
- the LOC106877831 gene encoding uncharacterized protein LOC106877831 isoform X2 produces MSGGKLCQNTNPDVFLPMRYNRHTYVKKCGSTIGPTTLKVKVFNGTIIIDWLMHSHERYLVPDIDRIYRIDVPGLSIRIDTYPFRITTPAAKLVITKHPPSNIQANTGFNVTAEIHDNVGKVITSGLDSIAFVELTVPYRYKEFYYRRNLDMMLKHTDIRLAGSSTMIHQSTNDIIIRKQAVAGKVIFEDIRILDVVVGFRLNLTMYMARDPWIRIPNCKTCYDDLSRKNIYESENYVKFFDLSDSILAGIPAMAFTKPINVEAQRLASLQIIHNLKSTSSSIKITRNFPIPGEMKIMIIDVNGNRIYSGPDSKINIDVKTTPPNICLSTDMTKTIIDGLVELRGSICSISSSVRLIISSTSHAGVSVQTPIFTVIGLVHIGHIGDFNTAGTIKSPYPHIDTFVKFAAADISWGGIPGIFEQYGMSIAVESINTNDEIEFTVQQYQMYKETHQNSESELRGILLSASSLVTKAVARNSMIDNIPVIALTEKDNSFLRYNLFNKICWGWPEIYSFFLKACKDRRWLQMSSISSSEKSVDIEFFNSAQIFDVKITMPVIVPEFDSYSDSPWQPEFYGEAMRFLKDAGTKIIICFATRSLPYILRSGIRFGISALDGYQWLFISENARSFPLMNEAVCQWEPKCTHAYRGSLLFIETYDFGNFQTERWLHTLERFYSIDRTEYLGSKAIYPNEELASYLALGYDAMWLLAQAISNIVSRQKTAFGDEISNELKKINLNGLSGKVRLDESGKRSDFMGSIILINPIGNVSESHPNLVALPIRLILWKDSGEIELNYQAKYPLNKPPYNYVLPPMSLPVADTYNIRTYHSVSGMISEHENKLIEAPNEPWPSISFERTEKLVTPFRCKQNCGDLISEDDVTVFNNGVCIAENVCVCNKGYLGDGCINVSCSCVHGGCSSPDICTCKSGWKGSRCDQPVCNTPCKHGKCVKPDKCQCESSMWLGKYCSIHLAAILVPVICSLVLLICFIYLLIRYLIKRIQLRTALANLEWLVIWDEAVKIDSQEKDTKNVSTATHVSRMFNDLYTWKREKWFVKRFNCRTIDLDDEAVRLEMVELTTLNHKNLIIYGGACLTYPNVSFFLEPANKGSLEDILINDAIQLGWDFRFSFLKDICCGMDFIHSKTNIGSHGRLKSSNCLLDNRWCIRLSGFGCPSIRYGQYLMAGEEKDWQTELLKMNELFWTAPELLITVECLNDVQMGTKEGDIYSFGIIASEIATRDIPFAYERMFLSVSAILDLIVEKDSPLLEEERKVWQSIGGDIFVIRPQLKSEHLPEGKTTQRKFLKMLEDVWNDEPLLRPPFSKLLAVLDNIHPTKGELMDNLIRLLESYSNNLEQVVIERTHDLEVEKAKIDHIISQMLPKKVVEELKHGNKVEPEDFSCVTVFYSDIVGFTTIAKNSQPMQVVDLLNNLYSTFDSILHKYDVYKVETIGDAYVVASGVPERNGNAHAGEITTAAMDLVITMLAMKVPHLPDCKLLLRIGAHSGPVVAGVVGLKMPRYTLFGDTMLIAATMESTSEPLRIQLSEHTVKILDQLGGYETELRGEMTVAGRALTTFWLISKDGYEGTLPQVVCQ; encoded by the coding sequence ATGTCCGGTGGTAAGCTATGTCAAAATACTAATCCTGATGTATTTCTACCCATGAGATATAATCGCCACACATATGTCAAGAAATGTGGCTCGACAATCGGACCGACCACATTAAAAGTGAAAGTATTCAATGGAACCATTATAATCGATTGGCTTATGCATTCTCACGAAAGGTATTTAGTGCCAGACATCGACCGAATATATAGAATCGATGTCCCTGGTCTATCTATTCGGATAGACACGTATCCTTTCCGTATAACCACTCCTGCTGCTAAACTCGTCATCACCAAACACCCACCGTCAAACATCCAAGCCAACACAGGTTTTAATGTTACGGCCGAGATACATGATAATGTAGGTAAAGTTATTACGTCGGGTCTAGACTCCATCGCTTTTGTAGAGTTGACTGTACCATATCGCTATAAAGAATTTTATTATCGAAGGAATTTAGACATGATGTTGAAACACACTGACATCCGATTGGCAGGCAGTTCGACCATGATACACCAAAGTACCAATGATATAATTATACGAAAACAAGCCGTAGCAGGTAAAGTTATATTCGAAGACATTCGGATTTTAGATGTTGTAGTCGGCTTTCGCTTGAATTTAACTATGTATATGGCGAGAGATCCATGGATCAGAATACCGAACTGTAAAACTTGCTATGATGATTTAAGTCGTAAAAACATTTATGAATCCGAAAACTATGTTAAATTTTTTGATTTATCCGACAGCATTCTTGCAGGAATTCCAGCTATGGCTTTTACGAAACCTATTAATGTTGAAGCCCAGAGACTTGCAAGTTTACAAATTATTCACAATTTAAAATCAACCAGTTCATCTATCAAAATTACTCGAAATTTTCCTATTCcaggagaaatgaaaataatgattatagATGTTAATGGGAATAGAATTTACTCTGGTCCAGATTCCAAGATAAACATCGATGTTAAAACGACCCCCCCGAATATATGCCTTTCAACGGACATGACAAAAACGATAATAGATGGCTTGGTGGAACTAAGAGGTTCAATATGTTCAATTTCTAGTTCGGTGAGGTTGATAATTTCCTCAACTTCACATGCAGGTGTAAGCGTTCAAACTCCAATTTTTACTGTGATTGGTCTAGTTCATATAGGGCACATTGGGGATTTCAATACAGCTGGAACGATTAAAAGTCCTTATCCACATATAGATACTTTTGTAAAATTCGCTGCTGCTGACATAAGCTGGGGCGGGATTCCTGGAATTTTTGAACAGTATGGTATGTCAATTGCAGTTGAATCAATCAACACTAATGATGAAATAGAATTTACTGTTCAGCAGTACCAAATGTATAAAGAAACACATCAAAATAGCGAATCGGAATTGAGAGGTATCCTTCTGTCAGCAAGTTCATTGGTTACAAAAGCCGTAGCCAGAAACTCAATGATAGACAACATTCCGGTCATTGCATTGACTGAGAAAGATAATTCTTTTCTGCGAtacaatttattcaataaaatttgcTGGGGATGGCCAGAAATTTACAGTTTTTTTCTGAAAGCTTGTAAAGATAGAAGATGGCTCCAGATGTCATCTATCAGCTCCAGCGAAAAGTCTGTTGATATTGAATTCTTCAACAGTGCACAAATATTCGACGTTAAGATCACAATGCCAGTGATCGTCCCAGAATTCGACTCTTACAGCGATTCCCCTTGGCAACCAGAATTTTATGGTGAAGCAATGAGATTTCTAAAGGATGCCgggacaaaaataattatttgttttgcCACTCGCTCTTTACCATACATTTTGCGTTCTGGAATCCGATTTGGTATTTCTGCACTTGATGGTTATCAGTGGCTTTTTATAAGTGAAAATGCTCGATCCTTTCCTTTAATGAACGAAGCCGTCTGTCAATGGGAACCGAAATGTACCCATGCTTATCGTGGGTCACTACTATTCATAGAAACTTACGATTTTGGAAACTTCCAGACAGAAAGATGGCTACATACACTCGAAAGATTTTATAGTATTGACAGAACAGAGTATTTAGGAAGTAAAGCAATATATCCAAATGAAGAACTAGCATCTTATTTGGCACTGGGTTATGATGCCATGTGGTTGTTGGCTCAAGCAATCAGCAACATAGTTTCCAGACAAAAGACCGCTTTTGGAGATGAAATTTCAAacgaactgaaaaaaattaatttgaatggACTGTCAGGAAAGGTGCGTCTCGATGAGAGCGGTAAAAGATCTGACTTTATGGGAAGTATCATTTTGATTAATCCCATCGGCAATGTTTCTGAATCCCACCCTAATTTAGTAGCCCTCCCGATAAGACTTATACTATGGAAAGATTCTGGTGAAATAGAGTTGAATTACCAAGCTAAATACCCATTGAATAAGCCTCCATATAATTATGTACTACCACCAATGTCGCTTCCCGTGGCTGATACGTACAATATTAGAACATATCATTCAGTTTCAGGAATGATTAGCGagcatgaaaataaattaattgaagCTCCAAACGAACCATGGCCATCTATAAGCTTTGAACGGACGGAGAAGTTAGTAACACCTTTTAGGTGTAAACAAAACTGTGGTGATCTTATATCGGAAGACGATGTTACAGTCTTCAATAATGGTGTCTGCATTGcggagaacgtgtgtgtgtgtaacaaaggaTATTTAGGAGATGGATGTATTAATGTTTCATGCAGTTGCGTTCATGGCGGATGTAGCTCGCCAGACATATGTACCTGTAAATCGGGCTGGAAAGGGTCGCGCTGTGACCAACCGGTATGTAACActccttgcaagcatggaaaatgcgTGAAGCCCGATAAATGCCAGTGTGAATCATCAATGTGGCTCGGTAAATATTGCTCAATACACCTTGCAGCCATTCTCGTTCCAGTTATTTGTTCTCTGGTGTTgctcatatgttttatatatctattgataAGGTATTTAATCAAACGCATCCAACTCAGAACTGCACTGGCAAATCTCGAGTGGCTCGTTATCTGGGACGAAGCTGTTAAAATCGATTCTCAAGAAAAAGATACGAAGAACGTTTCAACTGCGACCCATGTTAGTCGAATGTTTAATGACTTGTACACGTGGAAGCGTGAGAAATGGTTTGTGAAACGCTTCAACTGTAGAACCATTGACCTTGATGATGAAGCGGTCCGACTAGAAATGGTTGAACTGACGACTTTGAATCACAAAAATTTAATCATTTACGGTGGAGCCTGTCTCACATATCCAAACGTGTCTTTTTTTCTTGAGCCAGCGAATAAGGGCAGTCTTGAAGATATTCTTATCAATGATGCTATACAACTTGGTTGGGATTTCCgattttcttttctaaaagacatctGCTGTGGAATGGATTTCATTCACAGTAAAACTAATATTGGCTCTCATGGACGTCTCAAATCATCGAATTGTTTACTTGATAACCGCTGGTGCATTCGTTTGTCCGGTTTTGGCTGTCCATCAATTCGCTATGGACAGTACCTTATGGCTGGAGAAGAGAAAGATTGGCAGACTGAATTATTAAAGATGAACGAACTTTTTTGGACGGCTCCTGAACTACTAATAACTGTTGAGTGTCTAAATGATGTTCAGATGGGTACTAAAGAAGGggatatttattcatttggaataATTGCTTCTGAAATTGCCACCCGAGACATACCGTTCGCTTATGAACGGATGTTCCTATCTGTAAGCGCTATTTTGGATCTCATAGTGGAGAAAGACAGTCCTCTTctagaagaggagagaaaagtaTGGCAGTCAATTGGAGGCGATATATTTGTTATTCGGCCACAACTTAAAAGCGAGCATTTGCCTGAAGGGAAAACAACTCAGAGAAAATTTCTCAAAATGCTTGAAGACGTATGGAACGATGAACCTCTGCTCAGACCTCCATTTTCAAAGCTTCTTGCAGTGTTAGATAATATTCATCCGACAAAGGGAGAACTAATGGACAACTTAATTCGACTATTGGAATCTTATTCCAATAATCTTGAACAAGTGGTGATTGAGCGCACCCACGACCTCGAAGTAGAAAAGGCAAAAATTGATCATATTATAAGTCAAATGTTGCCCAAGAAAGTGGTAGAGGAATTAAAACACGGAAATAAAGTGGAACCAGAAGACTTCAGCTGTGTCACTGTATTCTATAGTGATATAGTCGGATTTACAACGATCGCGAAAAACAGCCAGCCTATGCAAGTGGTTGATCTGTTGAACAACCTCTACAGTACATTCGATTCTATACTGCACAAATATGACGTCTACAAAGTGGAAACTATCGGAGATGCCTATGTTGTTGCAAGTGGCGTCCCCGAACGAAATGGAAATGCTCATGCAGGTGAAATTACGACAGCAGCGATGGACTTAGTCATAACCATGTTGGCAATGAAAGTACCGCATTTACCCGACTGTAAACTTCTGTTGCGTATCGGCGCTCACTCTGGACCAGTTGTTGCCGGAGTTGTTGGTTTAAAGATGCCTCGCTACACCCTTTTTGGCGACACAATGTTAATTGCAGCCACGATGGAATCGACTTCAGAACCTTTGCGTATTCAGCTTAGTGAACACACAGTAAAAATTCTTGATCAACTCGGAGGATATGAAACTGAGCTACGCGGAGAAATGACTGTTGCTGGACGTGCTCTAACAACATTCTGGCTGATAAGTAAAGACGGATACGAAGGAACTCTTCCTCAGGTTGTGTGTCAATAA